A stretch of the Papaver somniferum cultivar HN1 chromosome 6, ASM357369v1, whole genome shotgun sequence genome encodes the following:
- the LOC113289473 gene encoding polyadenylate-binding protein RBP47-like: MMQQQVTNSSDPQQQQQQQQPQQWIHPMQYPGGAAAMVMPHHPHQMIPQHYPPHFMGFPHQQQHQQQQHIEGSSSEENKTIWVGDLHYWMDESYLQACFGHTGEVLNIKVIRNKQTSMSEGYGFVEFATRAMAEKVLQEFNGISMLNAEQPFRLNWASFSMGDKRSDAGSDKSIFVGDLASDVTDTVLQETFASRYTSVKGAKVVIDANTGRSKGYGFVRFGDDSEMSRAMTEMNGVYCSSRAMRIGPATPRKSAAYQQQQSSQGGYASNGASAHDGDSTNTTIFVGGLDSTITDDDLKQTFSQYGEITSVKIPLGKGCGFVQFANRNNAEEALAKLQGTTIGKQTVRLSWGRNPANKQRADPSGQWGAPAYGAYPVYDYGYGGPVAQDPMYAAAAYGAYPVYGNQQQVS; encoded by the exons atgatgcAGCAGCAAGTAACAAACAGTTCTGAtccacaacagcagcagcaacagcaacaaccacAGCAATGGATACATCCAATGCAATATCCTGGTGGTGCTGCAGCAATGGTGatgcctcatcatcctcatcagatGATACCTCAACATTATCCGCCGCATTTTATGGGGTTTCCTCATcaacagcaacatcagcaacaacaacatattgaAGGATCTTCTTCAGAAGAGAATAAAACAATTTGGGTTGGTGACCTTCATTATTGGATGGATGAGAGTTATCTTCAAGCTTGTTTTGGTCATACTGGAGAG GTTCTCAATATTAAGGTAATTCGTAATAAGCAGACTTCAATGTCAGAGGGATATGGATTTGTTGAATTCGCTACCCGTGCCATGGCTGAAAAGGTGTTGCAGGAATTCAATGGCATATCAATGTTGAATGCAGAACAGCCCTTCCGCCTGAACTGGGCTTCCTTTAGCATGGGTGACAAGCGTTCAGATGCAGGTTCTGACAAGTCTATATTTGTTGGTGATTTGGCTTCAGATGTTACTGATACAGTATTGCAGGAAACTTTTGCCTCTAGATACACATCTGTAAAAGGAGCAAAAGTTGTTATTGATGCAAATACTGGTCGGTCGAAAGGTTACGGGTTTGTGAGGTTTGGTGATGATAGTGAGATGTCACGTGCTATGACTGAGATGAACGGTGTGTATTGTTCAAGTAGAGCCATGCGCATAGGTCCAGCAACCCCAAGGAAATCAGCTGCTTATCAACAGCAACAGTCTTCACAAG GTGGTTATGCTTCAAATGGTGCATCAGCCCATGATGGTGATTCTACTAACACCACG ATATTTGTTGGGGGGCTTGATTCCACCATCACCGATGATGACCTAAAGCAAACCTTTTCTCAGTATGGTGAGATTACATCTGTTAAGATACCTCTTGGTAAAGGATGTGGATTTGTCCAATTCGCTAACAG AAACAATGCCGAGGAAGCATTGGCGAAGTTGCAAGGAACAACCATTGGCAAGCAGACTGTTCGTCTTTCTTGGGGTCGCAATCCAGCAAACAAGCAG AGAGCTGATCCTAGTGGCCAGTGGGGTGCACCAGCATACGGGGCATATCCAGTGTATGACTACGGTTATGGTGGACCTGTTGCTCAGGACCCAATGTATGCCGCTGCAGCATATGGGGCATATCCAGTGTATGGCAACCAACAACAAGTAAGCTGA